Proteins from one Tistrella bauzanensis genomic window:
- a CDS encoding OpgC family protein, which translates to MGAIRRGRLDEIDTVRGLALATIFIDHVPGNPLDQLTIRNFGLSDATEMFVFLAGLAAALAYFRKFTTGQPWTAAARAAKRGFDLYVVHLFCIVVVAAMVALTASLTLNPDKLDWINLGAVFKDPAQALIGLVALTHQPGYFNILPMYICFMLMLPVMMLIARASVGAMLAASATVWAIANITGLNAPQWPNDGGWFFNPLAWQFVFAIGFTVGAGIMGRAQIVPYRAWIWWLAVAWLVVSLAMKLAAFYPEPGMLPIPFFLYGQDKTFATLPRILHMLAMVYVVAYSPLGARLRSFGAGNPFAIMGRQGLPVFATGSVLAVGAQLIREPLGGGWMLDMVLVLSGLVALVVLAGSLEWLKRRAAAKPAVTPAGAPKAGLPRPVASPQPATMRSQPAATHGLGPIGA; encoded by the coding sequence ATGGGCGCGATCAGGCGTGGGCGACTGGATGAGATCGATACGGTGCGGGGCCTTGCCCTGGCCACGATCTTTATCGACCACGTGCCGGGCAATCCTCTGGACCAGTTGACCATTCGCAATTTCGGTCTGTCTGACGCGACCGAGATGTTCGTGTTCCTGGCCGGTCTTGCCGCGGCTTTGGCCTATTTCCGCAAATTCACGACCGGTCAGCCGTGGACGGCCGCGGCCCGGGCCGCGAAGCGCGGCTTCGACCTTTATGTGGTGCATCTGTTCTGCATCGTGGTGGTGGCGGCAATGGTGGCGCTGACCGCCAGCCTGACGCTGAACCCCGACAAGCTGGACTGGATCAATCTGGGCGCCGTTTTCAAGGATCCGGCGCAAGCGCTGATCGGCCTGGTCGCGCTGACCCACCAGCCCGGCTATTTCAATATTCTGCCGATGTATATCTGCTTCATGCTGATGCTGCCGGTGATGATGCTGATCGCGCGTGCCAGTGTCGGCGCGATGCTGGCCGCGTCGGCGACCGTCTGGGCCATCGCCAACATCACCGGCCTGAACGCGCCACAATGGCCGAATGACGGCGGCTGGTTCTTCAATCCCCTGGCCTGGCAGTTCGTGTTCGCGATCGGCTTCACGGTCGGTGCCGGTATCATGGGCCGCGCACAGATCGTGCCCTATCGTGCCTGGATCTGGTGGCTGGCGGTGGCCTGGCTGGTGGTGTCGCTGGCGATGAAGCTGGCCGCCTTCTATCCTGAGCCCGGCATGCTGCCGATCCCGTTCTTCCTGTATGGCCAGGACAAGACCTTCGCGACCCTGCCGCGCATCCTGCACATGCTGGCCATGGTCTATGTGGTCGCCTATTCGCCGCTGGGCGCGCGGCTGCGCAGCTTCGGCGCCGGCAACCCCTTCGCGATCATGGGCCGTCAGGGTCTGCCGGTCTTCGCCACCGGCTCGGTGCTGGCCGTGGGCGCGCAGCTCATCCGCGAGCCGCTCGGTGGAGGCTGGATGCTGGATATGGTATTGGTGCTCTCCGGTCTCGTCGCACTGGTCGTTCTTGCCGGGAGCCTGGAATGGTTGAAGCGCCGTGCCGCCGCCAAGCCTGCCGTCACGCCCGCTGGCGCGCCGAAGGCCGGTCTGCCGCGCCCGGTTGCGTCACCCCAGCCCGCGACCATGCGGTCGCAGCCGGCGGCGACCCACGGCCTTGGCCCCATCGGCGCGTGA
- a CDS encoding MFS transporter yields MPTPSRPKLDHTARTVLIAAALVVTISMGVRQAFGVFLTPVVQELGIGREVFGFAIALQNLLFGLIQPFIGMIADRFGPSRVVVAGTVAYVAGLVFAASTADPTGLLVTLGIAVGIGLAGTSFVVVLGAVGRVVPEARRPQCFALVTAGGSLGMFAVVPGAYAMLDAFGWRDAILLLALVASTMIAFGFALDGSRRRDRLSATAGSPSPAQPAGAVSLSQAMTEARGSGSFWLLSLGFGVCGFQITFIGTHLPAYVGDVGVAGWVAAWALGLIGACNIAGAYIIGSLGSRYRSRNVLVVVYALRTAFVLAVVLLPPSPAVILAFAACFGFTWLGTIPLTSSLVARIFGPRYLSTLYGIVFLSHQVGAFLGAWGGGYIYDLLGSYDAVWMAMAGLSAVAAIIHLPISDRPVVHAAAKAT; encoded by the coding sequence ATGCCGACACCATCGAGGCCAAAGCTGGACCATACCGCCCGCACGGTGCTGATCGCGGCAGCACTGGTGGTGACCATCTCGATGGGCGTCCGCCAGGCCTTTGGCGTGTTTCTGACCCCGGTGGTTCAGGAACTGGGCATCGGGCGCGAGGTTTTCGGCTTTGCGATCGCGCTGCAGAACCTGTTGTTCGGGCTGATCCAGCCGTTCATCGGCATGATCGCCGACCGGTTCGGCCCGTCGCGCGTGGTGGTGGCCGGCACCGTCGCTTATGTGGCCGGTCTGGTGTTCGCCGCCTCGACCGCCGATCCGACCGGGCTGCTGGTCACATTGGGAATTGCCGTCGGCATCGGCCTTGCCGGAACCAGTTTTGTGGTGGTTCTGGGCGCCGTGGGCCGGGTGGTGCCGGAAGCACGCCGCCCGCAATGCTTCGCGCTGGTCACCGCCGGCGGTTCGCTCGGCATGTTCGCGGTGGTGCCCGGGGCCTATGCCATGCTCGACGCCTTCGGCTGGCGCGATGCCATTCTGCTGCTGGCGCTGGTGGCGAGCACCATGATCGCCTTTGGCTTCGCGCTCGACGGCAGCCGCCGCCGCGACCGTCTGTCCGCCACCGCGGGCAGCCCTTCCCCGGCTCAGCCAGCCGGCGCGGTGTCGCTGTCGCAGGCGATGACCGAGGCCCGAGGCAGCGGCAGTTTCTGGCTGTTGAGCCTGGGCTTCGGCGTCTGCGGCTTCCAGATCACCTTCATCGGCACCCATCTGCCGGCCTATGTGGGCGATGTCGGCGTCGCCGGCTGGGTCGCCGCCTGGGCGCTGGGGCTGATCGGCGCCTGCAACATCGCCGGCGCCTATATCATCGGCAGCCTGGGCAGCCGGTATCGCAGCCGGAACGTTCTGGTCGTGGTCTATGCGCTGCGGACGGCTTTCGTGCTGGCCGTGGTGCTGCTGCCGCCATCGCCGGCGGTCATTCTGGCCTTTGCCGCCTGTTTCGGCTTCACCTGGCTCGGCACCATTCCGCTCACCAGCAGTCTGGTCGCGCGGATCTTCGGCCCTCGCTATCTCTCCACCCTCTATGGCATCGTGTTTCTCAGCCATCAGGTCGGCGCCTTTCTGGGCGCCTGGGGTGGCGGTTATATCTATGACCTTCTGGGGTCTTACGATGCCGTCTGGATGGCCATGGCCGGGCTGTCGGCCGTGGCCGCCATCATCCACCTGCCGATTTCGGACCGGCCGGTGGTTCATGCGGCAGCAAAGGCCACATGA
- a CDS encoding 3-oxoadipyl-CoA thiolase, with translation MSDQAFIFDGVRSPFGRQGGALANIRPDDLLGQVIRALIARTGIDPTAIEDVIAGCACQAGEDARNVARHGALLAGLPIEVAGQTVNRLCGSGMAAVIDAARAIRLGDGDLMIAGGVESMTRAPFVVAKSEQAFGRDFKVYDSAIGARFPNPKLIAAYGGDTMPETADNIARDLGIGREDSDIFAARSQAGYETARVAGFYDDEITAISVDQGRKAPPRAVAADEHPRPASDLAALGKLRPLAADGVVTAGNASGINDGAGALLLGTEAAGGRFGLKPRARIVSAAVAGVAPRVMGLGPVPAMQKALARAGLSLDDLDVIEINEAFATQVLGCLKQMDIAFDDRRVNPNGGAIATGHPLGASGTRLTLTALRELERRGGRYAAVSMCIGIGQGIALIIERC, from the coding sequence ATGTCCGATCAGGCCTTTATCTTCGACGGTGTGCGCAGCCCCTTCGGTCGCCAGGGCGGCGCGCTCGCCAATATCCGCCCCGATGATCTGCTGGGGCAGGTGATCCGGGCGCTGATCGCGCGCACCGGCATCGATCCGACCGCGATCGAGGATGTCATCGCCGGCTGCGCCTGTCAGGCCGGCGAGGATGCCCGCAATGTCGCCCGCCATGGCGCCCTGCTGGCGGGGCTGCCGATCGAGGTGGCCGGCCAGACCGTCAACCGGCTGTGTGGCAGCGGCATGGCGGCGGTGATCGATGCCGCGCGCGCGATCCGGCTGGGCGATGGCGACCTGATGATCGCGGGCGGGGTGGAATCGATGACCCGCGCCCCCTTCGTGGTCGCCAAATCGGAGCAGGCCTTCGGCCGTGATTTCAAGGTCTATGACAGCGCCATCGGCGCCCGGTTCCCCAACCCGAAACTGATCGCCGCCTATGGGGGCGACACCATGCCCGAGACCGCCGACAACATCGCGCGTGATCTGGGCATCGGCCGCGAGGACAGCGACATCTTCGCGGCGCGCTCGCAGGCCGGCTATGAGACGGCGCGCGTGGCCGGCTTCTATGACGACGAGATCACCGCCATTTCGGTGGATCAGGGCCGCAAGGCGCCGCCGCGTGCGGTGGCAGCCGACGAACACCCCCGGCCGGCCAGCGATCTGGCAGCGCTTGGCAAGCTGCGGCCGTTGGCGGCGGACGGTGTGGTGACGGCCGGCAATGCGTCGGGCATCAATGATGGCGCGGGCGCGCTGCTGCTGGGGACCGAAGCTGCCGGCGGGCGTTTCGGGCTGAAGCCGCGGGCGCGGATCGTCTCGGCGGCGGTGGCCGGGGTGGCGCCGCGGGTGATGGGGCTGGGGCCGGTGCCGGCGATGCAGAAGGCGCTGGCGCGCGCCGGACTGTCGCTGGACGATCTGGACGTGATCGAGATCAACGAGGCCTTCGCCACCCAGGTTCTGGGCTGCCTTAAGCAGATGGACATCGCCTTCGACGACAGGCGGGTGAACCCGAATGGCGGCGCGATCGCGACCGGCCACCCCTTGGGTGCCTCGGGCACGCGGCTGACCCTGACGGCCCTGCGCGAGTTGGAGCGGCGTGGCGGGCGCTATGCCGCCGTGTCGATGTGCATCGGCATCGGCCAGGGCATCGCGCTGATCATCGAGCGTTGCTGA
- a CDS encoding 3-hydroxyacyl-CoA dehydrogenase, translating into MPPAMPSSPSSASGQTGRPIGMAGVIGTGSMGRGIAQVLAEAGVVVRLADANPGAAEAARGFIADMLARKIAKGQCDEAHRVATLDRLVIVRAEPEAFAGVDLVVEAIVEALDVKRRLFSGLEPAVGPDCILASNTSSLSVTAIAAGCAVPERVAGFHFFNPVPVMKIVEVVAGARTAPWVTAALTALAGRTGHRAANVADSPGFLVNHAGRGFGVEALRILQDGVARPVDIDRIMRDAAGFRMGPFELFDLVGLDVSQPVMESIYNQFFQEPRFRPSPIGRNRMESGLLGRKTGAGFYVYENGRARIEPDPEPDPRAGAAVDAPIWVGPAADPRWRGEVQTLVAQAGLQVDAGARPQPSSIALLLPLGQDCTGAALAHDVDPRRAMALDPMFGVGRRLTLMTSPATDPALAEGMAVRLSTGDVAVTRIRDSVGFVAQRITAQIINVGCEIAQMRIAAPCDIDPAVEMGLGYPTGPLALGDRLGPLHVLTVLEGLFGATGDPRYRPSPWLSRRARLGLSLTHDEA; encoded by the coding sequence ATGCCCCCCGCAATGCCATCTTCCCCGTCATCGGCATCCGGTCAGACCGGCCGCCCGATCGGCATGGCCGGCGTTATCGGCACCGGATCGATGGGCCGCGGCATCGCCCAGGTTCTGGCCGAAGCCGGGGTCGTGGTGCGTCTGGCCGATGCCAATCCCGGGGCGGCCGAAGCCGCACGCGGCTTCATCGCCGACATGCTGGCACGCAAGATCGCCAAGGGCCAGTGCGACGAGGCCCATCGCGTGGCGACGCTCGACCGGCTGGTCATCGTGCGTGCCGAGCCCGAGGCCTTTGCGGGCGTCGATCTGGTGGTCGAGGCGATCGTCGAGGCGCTGGACGTCAAGCGCCGCCTGTTCAGCGGCCTGGAGCCGGCAGTCGGCCCGGATTGTATCCTTGCCTCCAATACGTCGTCGCTGTCGGTGACGGCGATCGCCGCCGGCTGTGCCGTGCCCGAACGGGTGGCCGGCTTCCATTTCTTCAACCCGGTGCCGGTGATGAAGATCGTCGAGGTGGTGGCGGGTGCCCGCACGGCCCCCTGGGTGACGGCGGCGCTGACCGCCCTTGCCGGCCGCACCGGCCATCGGGCGGCCAATGTCGCCGACAGCCCCGGCTTTCTGGTCAATCATGCCGGCCGCGGCTTCGGGGTCGAGGCGCTGCGCATCCTTCAGGACGGCGTCGCCCGACCGGTAGATATCGACCGGATCATGCGCGATGCCGCTGGCTTCAGGATGGGGCCGTTCGAGCTGTTCGATCTGGTGGGGCTCGACGTCTCGCAGCCGGTGATGGAATCGATCTACAACCAGTTCTTTCAGGAGCCGCGCTTCCGGCCGTCGCCGATCGGCCGCAACCGGATGGAGTCGGGCCTGCTGGGCCGCAAGACCGGCGCCGGGTTCTATGTCTACGAGAACGGGCGCGCGCGGATCGAGCCCGATCCGGAGCCGGACCCGCGCGCCGGTGCCGCTGTCGACGCCCCGATCTGGGTCGGCCCTGCCGCCGATCCGCGCTGGCGCGGCGAGGTGCAGACACTGGTGGCACAGGCCGGCCTTCAGGTGGATGCGGGCGCGCGGCCGCAGCCATCGAGCATCGCGCTGCTGCTGCCGCTGGGCCAGGACTGCACCGGCGCCGCGCTGGCCCATGATGTCGACCCGCGCCGGGCGATGGCGCTGGATCCGATGTTCGGTGTCGGCCGGCGGCTGACCCTGATGACCTCGCCCGCCACCGATCCGGCACTGGCCGAGGGCATGGCGGTGCGGCTGAGCACCGGCGATGTCGCGGTCACGCGTATTCGCGACAGCGTGGGCTTCGTGGCCCAACGCATCACCGCCCAGATCATCAATGTCGGCTGCGAGATTGCCCAGATGCGCATCGCGGCGCCCTGCGATATCGATCCGGCGGTGGAAATGGGGCTGGGCTATCCCACCGGGCCGCTGGCACTGGGCGACCGGCTGGGGCCGTTGCATGTGCTGACGGTGCTGGAGGGTCTGTTCGGCGCCACCGGTGATCCGCGCTACCGGCCCAGCCCGTGGTTGTCGCGTCGCGCGCGGCTGGGCCTGTCGCTCACCCACGACGAAGCCTGA
- a CDS encoding IclR family transcriptional regulator, whose product MRKRAEIEPIAELDPEEASRDRNFVTALARGLEVLRAFRVGNQPMGNQELAEITGLPKPTVSRLTYTLTRLGYLSYNERIGKYRLGSAVLTLGYSMLAGLTVREIARPMLQEIADYSGVSAALGDRDRLNVLYVECCRADTAVTLRLDVGSRIPIATSAIGRAFLAGLPENERGFLMEHIQRRSGADWPRIEDGIKQAVDEIEARGFCTSIGEWTTGVNAVGVPVRRPSGGLMAINCGGPSFIVHRERIEKDIGPRLVRIAQQIEASLVRR is encoded by the coding sequence ATGCGGAAACGTGCCGAGATCGAGCCGATCGCGGAGCTCGACCCGGAAGAAGCCTCACGCGATCGGAATTTCGTCACGGCGCTGGCGCGCGGGCTGGAGGTGCTCCGCGCCTTCCGGGTCGGCAATCAGCCGATGGGCAATCAGGAACTGGCCGAGATCACCGGCCTGCCCAAGCCCACAGTGTCGCGCCTGACCTATACCCTGACCCGGCTGGGCTATCTGTCCTATAACGAGCGGATCGGCAAATACCGGTTGGGCTCGGCGGTGCTGACCCTGGGCTACAGCATGCTCGCCGGATTGACGGTGCGCGAGATCGCCCGGCCGATGCTGCAGGAGATCGCCGATTATTCCGGCGTGTCGGCGGCACTGGGCGACCGTGACCGGCTGAACGTGCTCTATGTGGAATGCTGCCGCGCCGACACCGCGGTGACGCTGCGGCTGGATGTGGGATCGCGCATCCCGATCGCCACCAGCGCCATCGGCCGGGCCTTTCTGGCTGGCCTGCCGGAAAACGAGCGCGGCTTTCTGATGGAACACATCCAGCGCCGCAGCGGCGCCGATTGGCCCAGGATCGAGGACGGCATCAAACAGGCGGTCGACGAGATCGAGGCGCGCGGCTTCTGCACCTCGATCGGTGAATGGACCACCGGCGTCAATGCCGTGGGCGTGCCCGTCCGCCGCCCATCCGGCGGGCTGATGGCGATCAATTGCGGCGGCCCCAGCTTCATCGTGCATCGCGAGCGGATCGAGAAGGATATCGGGCCGCGGCTGGTGCGCATCGCTCAGCAGATCGAGGCATCGCTGGTGCGCCGCTGA
- a CDS encoding PaaI family thioesterase, with product MSGRPTIFSPAASPDAVELAAILAEGEPPGAYNGLIGTRLMRWQPDYAEVTLMLGPQHMNRAGVPHGGVIASLLDSACGYAGNYCADPERARYCVTLSLTIGFIGQTRGRQLTARGRVMGGGRKIFMVTGEVSDEHGALIASAQGTFRYRGGSEDAAGQPRR from the coding sequence ATGTCCGGACGCCCGACGATTTTCTCGCCCGCCGCATCACCCGATGCGGTGGAACTGGCCGCCATTCTGGCCGAGGGCGAGCCGCCGGGCGCCTATAACGGATTGATCGGCACCCGCCTGATGCGCTGGCAGCCCGACTATGCCGAGGTGACGCTGATGCTCGGTCCCCAGCACATGAACCGCGCCGGCGTGCCCCATGGCGGCGTCATCGCCTCGCTGCTCGACAGCGCCTGCGGCTATGCCGGCAATTACTGCGCCGACCCTGAGCGGGCGCGCTATTGCGTCACCCTGTCGCTGACCATCGGCTTCATCGGCCAGACCCGCGGCCGGCAGTTGACGGCACGCGGGCGGGTGATGGGCGGCGGTCGCAAGATCTTCATGGTGACGGGCGAGGTCTCGGACGAACACGGCGCCCTGATCGCCTCGGCCCAGGGCACCTTCCGCTATCGTGGCGGCAGCGAGGATGCCGCAGGCCAGCCGCGCCGCTGA
- the phnE gene encoding phosphonate ABC transporter, permease protein PhnE, with the protein MTDLAQPRTPSITPPRDIKGSLLRYLTYGLLAALLVWSWDGAEMRPLELFRDAGNMREFGADFFPPNFTDWQFYLSELLVTMQIAVWGTALAVVFAIPFGILSSSNVAPIWVVQPVRRLMDALRAINEMVFAMLFVVAVGLGPFAGAMALFVHTTGVLAKLFSEAVEAIDPRPVEGIRATGAGPLAEVIYGVIPQVLPLWISFSLYRFESNVRSATVVGMVGAGGIGVVLWEAIRGFYFAETCAVMIMVIVMVSLIDVVSGWLRKVFI; encoded by the coding sequence ATGACCGATCTGGCCCAGCCCCGCACGCCGAGCATCACGCCGCCGCGTGACATCAAGGGCTCGCTGCTGCGTTATCTCACCTATGGCCTGCTTGCGGCCCTGCTGGTCTGGTCGTGGGACGGCGCCGAGATGCGGCCGCTCGAACTGTTCCGCGATGCCGGCAATATGCGGGAGTTCGGCGCCGACTTCTTCCCGCCGAACTTCACCGATTGGCAGTTCTATCTCAGCGAACTGCTCGTCACTATGCAGATCGCGGTCTGGGGAACGGCGCTTGCGGTGGTGTTCGCCATTCCCTTCGGCATCCTGTCGTCATCCAACGTGGCGCCGATCTGGGTCGTGCAGCCGGTGCGCCGGCTGATGGACGCGCTGCGGGCGATCAACGAGATGGTGTTCGCGATGCTGTTCGTGGTGGCGGTCGGCCTGGGGCCGTTCGCCGGGGCGATGGCATTGTTCGTCCACACCACCGGCGTTCTGGCCAAGCTGTTTTCCGAAGCGGTCGAGGCGATCGATCCGCGCCCGGTTGAAGGCATCCGCGCCACCGGCGCCGGGCCGCTGGCCGAGGTGATCTATGGCGTGATCCCGCAGGTGCTGCCGCTGTGGATCTCGTTCTCGCTGTATCGGTTCGAGTCGAATGTCCGTTCGGCCACCGTGGTCGGCATGGTCGGCGCCGGCGGTATCGGTGTGGTGTTGTGGGAGGCCATCCGTGGCTTCTATTTCGCCGAGACCTGTGCGGTGATGATCATGGTCATCGTGATGGTCAGCCTGATCGACGTCGTCTCGGGCTGGCTGCGCAAGGTCTTCATCTGA
- the phnD gene encoding phosphonate ABC transporter substrate-binding protein, with protein MFLKRLSLAAAAAAVAIGTALPAVAADDLKISSMDQINFGIISTESSQNLRTMWDPFLADMSAKLGVEVKAFFAPDYAGIIQGMRFDKVDVAWFGNKSAMEAVDRAGGEIFAQTVAADGSPGYWSLLITQADRTDLNNLDDFLAKAKDLTFANGDPNSTSGFLVPSYYVFAQNNVDARTAFKRTLSANHETNALAVANGQVDVATNNTENLARLEKTFPEKAKQIKAIWKSPLIPADPIVWRTNLPEDAKTKIKSFFMTYGVEGPEVEKEKAVLAGLTWAPFRDSSNDQLVPIRQLELFRTKAKLTADEGMAADEKAKKIAEIDAQLDVLNKRAAEIEKAAKAS; from the coding sequence ATGTTCCTGAAGCGCCTGAGCCTTGCCGCCGCGGCGGCGGCGGTTGCCATCGGCACCGCCCTGCCGGCCGTTGCCGCCGACGATCTCAAGATCTCGTCGATGGACCAGATCAACTTCGGCATCATCTCGACCGAGTCGTCGCAGAACCTGCGGACGATGTGGGATCCGTTCCTGGCGGATATGAGCGCCAAGCTGGGCGTCGAGGTGAAGGCCTTCTTCGCCCCCGACTATGCCGGCATCATCCAGGGCATGCGTTTCGACAAGGTCGATGTCGCCTGGTTCGGCAACAAGTCGGCGATGGAAGCGGTCGATCGCGCCGGCGGCGAGATCTTCGCGCAGACGGTGGCCGCCGATGGCTCGCCCGGCTACTGGTCGCTGCTGATCACCCAGGCCGACCGCACCGACCTGAACAATCTCGACGACTTCCTGGCCAAGGCCAAGGATCTGACCTTCGCGAATGGCGATCCCAACTCCACCTCGGGCTTCCTGGTGCCGAGCTATTACGTCTTCGCCCAGAACAATGTCGACGCCCGCACCGCCTTCAAGCGCACGCTCAGCGCCAATCACGAGACCAACGCCCTGGCGGTCGCCAACGGCCAGGTCGATGTCGCGACCAACAACACCGAGAACCTCGCCCGCCTGGAAAAGACCTTCCCCGAGAAGGCCAAGCAGATCAAGGCGATCTGGAAGTCGCCGCTGATCCCCGCCGATCCGATCGTCTGGCGCACCAATCTGCCGGAAGATGCCAAGACCAAGATCAAGAGCTTCTTCATGACCTATGGCGTCGAAGGGCCCGAGGTCGAGAAGGAGAAGGCGGTTCTGGCCGGCCTCACCTGGGCGCCGTTCCGCGACAGCAGCAATGATCAGCTGGTCCCGATCCGCCAGCTGGAGCTGTTCCGCACCAAGGCGAAGCTCACCGCCGACGAGGGCATGGCCGCAGACGAGAAGGCGAAGAAGATCGCCGAGATCGATGCGCAGCTCGACGTGCTGAACAAGCGCGCCGCCGAGATCGAGAAGGCCGCCAAGGCCTCCTGA
- the phnC gene encoding phosphonate ABC transporter ATP-binding protein, with protein MTDAASGPAIKVARLTKTFRGHRALDAVSFEIGRGEMVALIGASGSGKSTLMRHLSGLIACDRNDGGAIRVLGGSVQQNGRIARDIRSRRARIGVVFQQFNLVGRLSVITNVLTGTLGTLPLWRVITGRFRRVDQLRALAALDRVGIAEWAHRRASTLSGGQQQRAAIARALVQQAEVIMADEPIASLDPESAKRVMDTLARINAEDGTTVVVSLHQVDYALKYCPRVIALAKGRLIYDGPSAALTTDLLASLYGTEVEDIGLPDRPAAPQPLGAEPAALRALAAS; from the coding sequence ATGACCGATGCGGCAAGCGGACCCGCCATCAAGGTGGCGCGCCTGACCAAGACCTTTCGTGGCCACCGCGCACTTGATGCGGTGAGCTTCGAGATCGGCCGGGGTGAGATGGTGGCCCTGATCGGGGCGTCCGGATCGGGAAAGTCGACACTGATGCGGCATCTGTCGGGGCTGATCGCCTGCGACCGCAACGATGGCGGCGCCATCCGCGTGCTGGGCGGCAGCGTTCAGCAGAATGGCCGCATCGCCCGCGACATCCGCAGCCGTCGCGCCCGGATCGGCGTGGTGTTCCAGCAGTTCAATCTGGTCGGCCGGCTCAGCGTCATCACCAATGTCCTCACCGGCACGCTCGGCACATTGCCGCTGTGGCGGGTGATCACCGGCCGCTTCCGGCGGGTCGATCAACTGCGGGCGCTGGCGGCGCTCGACCGGGTCGGCATCGCCGAATGGGCGCATCGCCGCGCATCCACCCTGTCCGGCGGCCAGCAGCAGCGCGCGGCGATCGCCCGCGCGCTGGTCCAGCAGGCCGAGGTGATCATGGCCGACGAGCCGATCGCCTCGCTCGATCCGGAAAGCGCCAAACGGGTGATGGATACGCTGGCGCGGATCAATGCCGAGGATGGCACCACCGTGGTGGTGTCGCTGCATCAGGTCGATTACGCCCTGAAATACTGCCCGCGGGTCATCGCGCTGGCCAAGGGCCGGCTGATCTATGACGGCCCGAGCGCTGCCCTGACCACCGACCTGCTGGCCAGCCTCTATGGCACCGAGGTCGAGGATATCGGCCTGCCGGACCGCCCGGCTGCGCCGCAGCCCCTGGGCGCCGAACCGGCCGCGCTTCGCGCGCTCGCCGCATCCTGA
- a CDS encoding DUF1045 domain-containing protein, which yields MTPFHRAAIYFMPSVTTPLGRFGASWLGRDAEGGPVAARPPVPGLDDAALHRLTAEPRRYGFHATLRAPFMAADVLDAQALATAIRRLAATLAPVTLDDGLSVRRIGSFLALVPASPSSALTELAAAIVAGTDDLRRPLSADDRARRIARGRLDARHTALLDRWGYPYVMDAFRFHMTLTGPLTDMAGAEAVEEALPGLARRAGATGASVIIDRIAIAVEPAPGAAFRLHLQIPLGHPTEG from the coding sequence ATGACACCGTTTCACCGCGCCGCGATCTATTTCATGCCGTCCGTCACAACACCGCTCGGCCGGTTCGGCGCAAGCTGGCTGGGGCGTGATGCGGAAGGCGGGCCGGTGGCGGCGCGGCCGCCTGTGCCGGGCCTGGACGATGCAGCACTTCACCGGCTGACCGCCGAACCACGGCGCTATGGCTTTCACGCCACACTCAGAGCGCCGTTCATGGCCGCGGACGTGCTCGACGCTCAAGCGCTGGCCACCGCCATCCGGCGGTTGGCGGCGACGCTGGCACCGGTGACGCTGGATGACGGCCTGTCCGTGCGGCGGATCGGCAGCTTCCTGGCGCTGGTGCCGGCCTCGCCTTCATCGGCACTGACCGAGCTCGCCGCCGCCATCGTCGCCGGCACCGACGATCTGCGCCGGCCATTATCGGCCGACGACCGTGCCCGCCGGATCGCCCGTGGCCGGCTGGATGCCCGCCACACCGCCCTGCTCGACCGCTGGGGCTATCCTTACGTGATGGACGCCTTCCGCTTCCACATGACCCTGACCGGCCCGCTCACCGATATGGCCGGGGCCGAGGCCGTCGAAGAGGCGCTGCCCGGCCTGGCGCGCCGGGCGGGTGCCACGGGGGCGTCTGTGATCATCGATCGGATCGCGATCGCGGTGGAGCCTGCACCGGGTGCCGCATTCAGGCTCCATCTGCAGATCCCGCTCGGCCATCCAACCGAGGGGTGA
- a CDS encoding DUF805 domain-containing protein has translation MRGRIIGFDSRTGTGALEGEDGNRYEFAGAEWRSDGHPAAGFQVDFSPDGHLAVAIFPVYDPADVSGDFSWRRFFLSFSGRTNRKPYWLYYVLPVTVISLLLIPVDMVLGTYSGDGNVGLLGSLFSLACLWPTFAIGARRCHDRGRSGWFQLIILIPLIGAIWLLVELGFLRGTHGPNRFGPDPLGGRA, from the coding sequence ATGCGTGGCAGGATCATCGGCTTCGACAGCCGCACCGGCACCGGCGCCCTGGAGGGTGAGGACGGCAACCGCTATGAATTCGCGGGCGCCGAATGGCGCAGCGACGGCCATCCCGCCGCCGGCTTCCAGGTCGATTTCAGCCCGGATGGCCATCTGGCCGTGGCGATCTTCCCGGTCTATGACCCGGCCGACGTCAGCGGCGATTTCTCGTGGCGGCGGTTTTTCCTGTCGTTCAGTGGCCGCACCAACCGCAAGCCTTATTGGCTGTATTACGTGCTGCCGGTCACCGTCATCAGCCTGCTGCTGATCCCGGTCGACATGGTGCTCGGCACTTATAGCGGTGACGGCAATGTCGGGTTGCTGGGCTCGCTGTTCTCGCTCGCCTGCCTGTGGCCGACCTTCGCGATCGGCGCCCGGCGCTGCCACGACCGGGGCCGCAGCGGCTGGTTTCAGCTAATCATCCTGATCCCGCTGATCGGCGCGATCTGGCTGCTGGTGGAACTGGGCTTCCTGCGTGGCACACACGGTCCCAACCGCTTCGGGCCCGATCCGCTTGGCGGCCGGGCCTGA